The following is a genomic window from Oryzias latipes chromosome 12, ASM223467v1.
CTCTGCTTTCCACATCCATCAGTCACTCTGATGCAACATCAGTGGTACGGTCCACCAGCAAAGGGTCAACTGAGGGCGCTTCCCTCTCCACTCAGAACCTTACTAATTCCACATCTTCTGGAGCAGCGACGATGGTGTCAACCTCTCGTGCGTTGCCTGTTTCGTACGTCTCCATGACACAAACATCCGCCAGAACTAGTCTTTCATCCGGACCTCCACCCACAAGAATCTCCAAAACATCATCTCCGCTTTCTGGTACGACTGGGTCCATCAGCAGTCCTTCTCCTAGATGGATCCGTCAAGTATCAACAAGATCACTCCCAACAAGCAGCATCACGACGTCTCCCAgtgaaaaatgcaaaactacAACAAGCAGTTCGGCGCAATCCTGCTCCACCCGGGGAATTGTAAATAAATGCCTGATTGCAGTCGGCGCCCTGGCAGTGCTGGCCACCATCTTCATGGTCTCCACCATATTTCTGTGCGCCAAGCTGTCGGCAAGGAAGCAGAAGGCCAAAAGACCCAAACAGTCCACGGAGATGATGTGCATCTCATCTCTGCTTCCTGAGAGGCATCACAACTACACCAGACATCGCAATCCAGTCGCCAACGGAGTGTTGGTGTTCCCCGCCGGGGGAGACAGCGATGAGGAGGGAGGAGATAACCTCACGCTGAGCAGCTTTCTTCCAGAAAGTGTTTGAAAAGGATTTATGTGGTAGATTTTAATCTTATCTGATTGTTTTATCTGGTTGCAGACACCCAAACAAACATGTTCATTGGGCAAAACGCATGATTTTTTGCAGAAATGGACACTTGCCCAGGAGGATGTCAGCCAGGATGCAAAGACagatcaaaacctttttttttttttttcaacatccgGAGCCCTGATGCTTTTTCACTTTGCAGCAGGAGACAGGAAGACTGG
Proteins encoded in this region:
- the LOC111948366 gene encoding putative protein TPRXL, with product MKIDKALLCGLCVLVMVDSMTTSNSLTRATDAAVELGNTTQQMTTTPVTQQLPVTWTRAPNLAQVSASSSGEVVSPTGVSTTSLEESRSLNTPTTGLVILRTSGATSSSQRLFTETQDSISRSETTRAQLSYKMTVSTHKLSPTSLAASAAASETPPSLLSTSISHSDATSVVRSTSKGSTEGASLSTQNLTNSTSSGAATMVSTSRALPVSYVSMTQTSARTSLSSGPPPTRISKTSSPLSGTTGSISSPSPRWIRQVSTRSLPTSSITTSPSEKCKTTTSSSAQSCSTRGIVNKCLIAVGALAVLATIFMVSTIFLCAKLSARKQKAKRPKQSTEMMCISSLLPERHHNYTRHRNPVANGVLVFPAGGDSDEEGGDNLTLSSFLPESV